The Myotis daubentonii chromosome 1, mMyoDau2.1, whole genome shotgun sequence genome includes the window GAGAggcactctttttaaaaatatatatgtttttattgattttagagagagaggaagagagagggagagggagagaaacgtcaatgatgagccctggccggtttggctcagtgcatagagcgtcaacctgcggaccaaagggtcccgggttcgattccggaattacagtcaagggcatgaacctccgTTGCAGGcatctccccagcctgggccctggccagcgctcgtgcaggaggcagccaatcgatgtgtttctctcacatcgatgcttctctctggcttcccctctctctaaaaatcaatggagaaatatccttgggtgaggattagaaagaagaagaagaaagaaagaaacatcaatgatgagagagatcggcTCATcgctgcctcccgcaccccccactgggatcgagcccacaaccaggcacgtgctctgactgggaattgaactggggaccacTTGGCTCCGGGCTCGACGCTAGCTGCTCAGCAGCGCTGGCCGACTGAGCGGCCTCTTTTCCGTGTGCCCCTCCGTGATGGCCCCGGAGCGTTCAGCGTGGGACTCGGACCCCAGGCTGGCCCGCTCTTCTCCCTGACAGAGCCACTGCTCACCCCATGAAAGTCACTCCGCCTCCTCGTCTCTGGTTCAatgccccttcctccaggaagtctcccCAGACTCGGCCAGGTGCCCTCCGTTTTCCTTTGTTGCAGTTGTCACTATTGTAGTTCAGTCATCACTCatataaatacttattttctgCGTCTTCCAACACAGCCCCCCAGGGCAGGGATCATGCCTGTCTTGCTGCGCCTGCCCCGCGCCCAGCACACACGGCTCAGACACGGCtgtggagcaggaggaggaaggctgTATGGGAGCCAGCACATGGCTCTTCACTCCCAGATGTTTTCATTGCTGCGATTGCCACATCCCCGAGGACCAGGCTCTCTTGTTTCCGCCATAGGTTCCAGAACCTGGTTGTTAAGAAGGAAACTGCCTGGCTggcggccagcatggctcagtggttgagctctgacctaggaaccaggaggtcacagttcgattcccagtcagggcacatgcccgttgCAAGCTAGATCCCCAgcgtgggggcgtgcaggaggcagccgataagtgattctctctcatcactgatgtttctctctctctccctctcccttcctctctgagatcagtaaaagtatattttaaaaataggtatatattgccgaaactggtttggctcagtggatagagcgtcggcctgcagactgaagggtcccaggttcgattccggtcaggggcatgtacctgggttgcgggcacatccccaatagggggtgtgcaggaggcagctgatcgatgtttctctctcatcgatgtctctctctctctcccttcctctctgtaaaaaaatcaataaaatatatattttttaaaaaataggtatatatttaaaaaaaataaaagaaggaagctccccccacccagcgggaGCCGGTGCCTCACTTTATCGTGGAGGAAGTGTGTGCGTGTGAACTGAATGGCGAGCAATTATGCCCGTTGGTTCCCTGTGGGCGCCGGCAGGCGGCACCACCTGCTCTTGGCGGAGGCGGAGGCCGGGTGGCATTGGGGCCCTCACCCCGAGGTCTGGTCCCTCTGGGGCCCTCACCGGGGTCTGGTCCCTCTGGGCCCTCACCGGGGTCTGGTCCCTCTGGGCCCTCACCGGGGTCTGGTCCCTCTGGGGCCCTCACCGGGGTCTGGTCCCTCTGGGGCCCTCACCGGGGTCTGGTCCCTCTGGGGCCCTCACCGGGGTCTGGTCCCTCTGGGGCCCTCACCGGGGTCTGGTCCCTCTGGGCCCTCACCGGGGTCTGGTCCCTCTGGGCCCTCACCGGGGTCTGGTCCCTCTGGGCCCCTCACCGGGGTCTGGTCCCTCTGGGCCCTCACCGGGGTCTGGTCCCTCTGGGCCCTCACCGGGGTCTGGTCCCTCTGGGCCCTCACCGGGGTCTGGTCCCTCTGGGCCCTCACCGGGGTCTGGTCCCTCTGGGGCCCTCACCGGGGTCTGGTCCCTCTGGGCCCTCACCGGGGTCTGGTCCCGTAGGGATTTGCTGCAGACCCTGACAGAGGACGAGCTGCACACGCTGGAACGGAACCTCTGCATTTCCCACGACGTGGAGTTCCCCCTCCGCGCAGACGTGCCCgtgccccaggccctggtgccCGCCTTCCCGGCGCCCCTCCCGCCCGAGGAGCTGCTCCCCGCCAAGGCCAAGGACCTGGAGGCCGAGCTGGCCTGCTCCATGCAGTACGACGAccaggagctggagcagctgaGCCGCATGGTGCACCGGGCCGGGGACGCCATGTCGTCCCTGCTGTCCCCCCCCAGCGCCTGCCAGTCCCCTGCACGCAGGCCGGGCAGCGAGGACAGCCCCCGGGTGGAGGCCTCCCCGGGCCGCAGGCTGCGGCCCTCGGGCAGCGACgaggaggagggcagggtgtTCTTCATGGACGATGTGGAGGGGGCAGCCGAGGCCCCGGGCAGCCCCTCCGTGTGGCCGGGTGGCCCCCGCGCTGACTCCCAGGAgagagagcagggcagggaggcagggggcagcGTGCCCGCCACCTCGAAGGAGGAGGACGACTtgagcaacaacaacaacgtCCCAGACCAGGACAAGGCCTGGGCGGCGGGCCCCAACTCCTGCAGCTGCCTGGACGCCCAGCCGCACCTGGACGGCTGGGAGGCGACGGCGGACGACGCGGAGACCGCGGAGATGATCGCCCACCGGACGGGGGGCATGAAGCTCTCGGCCACGGTCATCTTCAACCCCAAATCGCCCGCCCTCCTGGACGGCGCCGCCTCTGCCCTGGAAGCGCCCGGAACCGGCGCCTCCCCGTCGGAGACCGTGGCCGCGGGGACGGAGGGCCCCCACAAACTCGGCGCCGcagccaccagctgcctcctgaactccTGCGTGTGCTGCGGGGGCTGCCGGGGCGGCAGGGAGGAGGCGGCCGAGAGCCTGCTGGACAAGTGCAGCCCGGGCGTCATCGGCACCTCCTATGTCGGCTCCGGCTTGGCCAAGGGCGGGGCCAAGAGGCCGGAGGAGGCCCAGCCCGCCCTGGAGGCGCTGCCCGCGGGGCCCccggcccccctgcccccagaagACACCCCCGACTGGCAGGAGCCCAgagcccctgctcccagcaggtGCCTGGCACTCACCTCAGGGCCCGCGGTGGACGCAGCAGACAGGCTGCCGGGCGGTGGCGACGGCGGTCAGCAGGAGGAGCCCGAGGCCAGACAGCCGGACGGTGCACAGCCctccggggccggggaggggagccGCAGCCTGTCGGGCCCCAGGTAAGAGCTCTGGCCACTGGGCTCACCCTCTGGCTGCACTGGGGGCGTGTTGTGTGGGCTGATTCTCTGTGGAGGTGTTCCCACGgacccttgggggtggggggtgggggggtggccagGCCTCCTGGGCACGGTGGCGAATCCCGCCCAGAAATGTCCCCATTGGCCCCTGAGGACACAGGTGCCTTTCAGGTGGTGGCAGTGCCAAGCCCGTGGCCCGCCCCATCCTGGCCCTGGTGTGACCAGCGTGTGGGTGGGCTGGACAGTGGTGATGGGCGTGGCTTTGTCTTTGCTGCCCCGAGGGTGCCCACCTGACCACTCGGCCACTCGGCCCCCGTGGGCTGCACTCACCCTCAGTGAGGTGTGGGCCCCGGGCCGCCGGGGTGCTGGGACCACCCGCGATCCTCAGGGGGTGCTCTGGGCGCTGCCCTCCCTCCAGGTGCTCCTCTCCCCCGAGGCCCTGACCCATGGGCCCCCGTGCCTGGGCACCTCCGTGGACTCCAGGCGTCTTGGGTCCctggctcccctcctcccttgaCATCGGCAGAGGAGGGGCGGGGTTCGCCTCGGTGGTTCCCACGGGGCTGGTGTGTTGTCACCACCGGCAGGTCTCTCACCAGGACCCTGCCTGCAGGGTGCCCTCCTGGCCTCAGCCGTGACCACCAGTGGGTGCTCAGCCTGGAGGCTGGATGAGGCCCTCTGTCAGGAGCCGTGGGAGATGGGTACAGAGAGGTGGTCAGCGGGgtggactggggaggggtctTCACACCAGGGGGAGggatctgccgggagccggtccatccttgctgtttcaagggacctggcatatatggcatatggttcttaatatgtttgctcaccttcttggcgctgtgttttaaccaaggtcacctctccgagaaaggttgaatccccaggtagggattttcccctgaagttagggagggaataaaacccctcaactaagtgccaggcgggtaactaatcactttaactacaaacaatcatgcttaagctacataatctttactccctggaatggagataagaaacaccctaacctttggaatagagattgataggattgaatcaactggtataaatacagatgtaacaagacagcaagacacagaacttagaacacagagcttagaagagaattcagaagacagaacctacacggagcctggagacagaagaacttcgctggagagaacatggcaatagatcctggactgaacctgactatagaacatggcaagagaacctgactagaacctggtgactgaacctggctggagatctgaagcagaacctcgctggagatccagaccagaacttggctggagatcctggctagagatcctggctaggctgctgatcaactgaacggtgtctccatgtcattccttcttcgccgactccgtccacacctttggggacccctggacctgctggggttggaccccggcagggatcgtcacacgggggggggggtctccacATCAGGGGGGGGTCTCCACATCAGGGGGAGGGGTCTCCACACCAGGGGGAGGGATCTTCACACCAGGGGGGGGTCTCCACACCAGGGGAGGGGATCTTCACACCAGGGGGTTCTCCACACCAGGGGGGGTCTCCACACCAGGGGGGTCTCCACACCAGGGGGTTCTCCACACCAGGGGGGGTCTCCACACCAGGGGGAGGGATCTTCACACCAGAGAGGGGTCTCCACATCAGGGTGAGGGGTCTTCACACCGGGGGAGGGGTCTGTGGGTACAGGGCTCtgtgctctgcctcctcctctctggcCTCGTCCTCCAGCACAGGTATGAGGAGCTGGCTGAGACCCTGTGGTGTTGGGGCCGCTGCTGCTCTCTCCTCCGTGCCGAGTCCCCATGTTTCCGGCCGGACCATAGCCCGTGTGCCCACAGCTGCCTTTCCTGGGTGGGGCCTCAGTCACTCCCCACGCCTCCTCCAGCCCTGGGTACTCCCTGGCTCCATAGATTGGCCTGTTCCGGACACTTCACATAAACAGAATCACACAATAAGTTACGTTTGGtgtctggctttttaaaaaatgcatcttcattgttgaaagtgttacagatatcCCCGCtccccccattcccccacccggcccccgcccccgctccagGCCTTCcctacactgttgtctgtgtccaggggttatgcatacatacatacaagtgCTGTGGTTAATTTCTCCCCATCCGCCCCCTCGCCCCCGCCTACCCTCTGGGACTCAACAGTCTGTCCCATGCCGGTGTCTGGCTTCCGACTGCGCATCATGCTTCCAAGGCCGTGTGCACTGTGGCAAACACCAGCCCTTTCCCCCTTTTCATGGCTTGCTGGGgtccaccccagcaggtccaggggtccccaaaggtgtggatggagtcggcgaagaaggaatgacacagaggcagcgttcagttgatcagcatggttgggttctcttgcctggttctattgccaggttctgtaggttcagtcaccaggttctagtcaggttcccttgccaggttctgtagtcaggttcagtccaggatcttttgccatgttctctcactaggttctgtctctaggttctgaggccagtttctgtccaggatcttttgccatgttctctccagtgaagttcttctgtctctaggttctgtgtaggttctgtgtctcttggttctgtcttctaagttctgtctcctgttgtctggttacatccgtatttataccagttgattcaatcctatcaatctctattccaaaggttagggcgtttcttatctccattccagggagtaaagattatgtagcttaagcatgattgtttgtagttaaagtgattaattaccctcctggcacttagttgaggggttttattccctccctaacttcaggggaaaatccctacctggggattcaacctttctcggagaggtgaccttggttaaaacacagcgccaagaaggtgagcaaacatattaagaacagtgtgccatatatgccaggtcccttgaaacagcaaggatggactggctcccggcaatggCTGCGTACTATTCCGTGTGGGGATGGACGTGTTTTGTTTATCCACCTGCCTGTCCaggcgtgtgtgcatgtgcgtgtgtgtgtgtgtgtgtgtgctagttccactttttggctattatgaacatctgtgtacaagttttttaaaaaaaatattttttttattgatttcagggaggaagggagagggagggagagagagaaacatcaatgagaaagaatcatcgatcggctgcctcctgcacgccccaccctgaggatcaagcctgcagcccgggcctgtgccctgaccaggaattgaactgttttCTCCTGGCTCATACAGAGGTCgctgttcaaccactgagccacaccggcttggCTGTGTacaagtgtttgtgtgtgtggtcatgtttccatttcttttgctttgatatctgggagtggaattgctgggtcacatggtttagctttctttgtaaatattttttaatgactttagagagagagagaggaagggagagggagagagagagaaacatcgatcggttgcttcccatacacaccccgactgggaatcgaaaccgcaacccgggcctgtgccctgacggggaatggaactggcaacctttcggtgcacaggacaacgcccagcccactgagccacacaggccagggccgtGGGTTAGCTTTTTGAGGTGCTATCACCTGTTTGCCACAGTGGCTGCCGTTTGCGTGCCCACCATCCTGTTCAGGGTTCATTTCTCACCTGTGCTGTGAGACtgtttaaaccagcggttctcaacctgtgggtcgcgacccctttggcgttcgaacgaccctttcacaggggtcgcctaagaccgtcctgcatatcagatatttacatgacgattcatcacagtagcaacatgacagttatgaagtagcaacgaaaatcattttatggttgggtcacaacatgaggatctgtatttaaagggccaggaggttgagaaccgctggtttaaacgTTCTTCTGTCCGCGGGCACAGCCCCTGGGACTCGCCTGAAATGGCTGTCTGAGGCCAGGCCCCCAGTTCGCCGCAGCAGGTGCCTCTGTTCCCGTTAGCAGCAGATGGTGGACACTGCGTTTGCACTGGGTTTCATTTGTATGTAATTAGGTGGAATGTTTGCGTGATTCCCCGTCAGGTCTACGGAATAAGATATAACCAGAGAATTCAGTCTCTCCCCTCATTCGCCCCCTCTCCTGAAGTAACAGGTTTACATTTTTATAGCTTCtcctaaaactttaaaaatagaagcagTGGTGCATGTGAGCCCGCACACATGCTTCCCCTCCTGTTCTTGGCAAAGGCCTCGTCCTGCACACGCTCCTCTCGCCTAGCGTTCCTGGCCGAGCCTGGCGGCTGCCCGTGGTAGATTCTAGATGTGCCCCCACTGTCACTTTCGGCCGCCTGGGGCCCGCTGTGTGGCTGGGCCCGCGTCACTCACGCCGGCTGCTGGCCTTGGGGTGGCCCCGGACTTGGCTCCCAGGAGCGAGCGGCCGCAGGGAGCAGCCTCCTGCGCCGTCCCTCTGTGATGAGGCCCCTTGGGAGACGGCGCCCGCTGCCTCAGCCATGGCCAGCGGGACGACTTTTTGTCCACCACCTACTGGACGGCTCTCCCTCGGGGCGAGTGGATCGGTAAGTGCATCGCTTTTCTGCCAGGCTGATCGGAAAACATCACGCATTCTCTGACGGGCTCCGTGGGTTTCGGTGACTGACCTGCACCCACTCTTTTGCTGTGTGTTCAGGGGACAGCCAGAGGACCCCTGCGCTGTCTGGagccccctcctgccttcctgacGTGTCCTTCGTGGACACGGCTCGTTTACGACACGCCTCAGCCCCCAGGCCTCATCGGCTCAGTGCCCACGCCGAAgctgggaaaaggaagagaaccCGCGGAGAGCCCCAGGAAGGCCTCGGGAGACGCCCCATCCTCCGGGATGTCCGTAGGTGCAGGGGTCCGAGGGAGGAAGACTGGTAGGCGGCCGGCTGACCGGACAGGACATCCCTGCGTCTGGGTCAGGACCTTGGACAGCGGCGCCCGGGCCCAGCACTGCGTCGGGGGAGCTGGGAATCCggccagcaggtggcgctgtCGCACCCACAGGACCCGGCTGATTCCTGGGCGGCTGAGCGAGGCTGGGGAGacccacccaggcaccaggcgGGGCGCCGACCTCAGGGCGCCTGATGGAACACGGGGCGTTGGGAAGACAAGCATGAGATCAAGCAGCCTGCTGCCCAGCCACAGGCAGGAAGTTCACAACATTCCGACGGCGAGACGCCCGGACCTGGTTGGCATTCGGTGATGGCAGCGGCCCCGGGGCGGTGCAGCTGGTCACCCCGCCTGGCAGACGGAGAGACGGGCCCGAGAGGCTGTGCCTGAGCCCAGCCGCCTGCAGCGCGAGCCCGTTCTGCCCCCTGGCGTTGTGTCATGTGCCCTTCGCGGGACCCGCGTCGGCCTGATCTGACCCTGAGGCCCGCTGCCCAGCAGGTGCTCCTGTGGCCCCTGCAGTGTGTGCCTGGGGAGGGAACACAGGCCGCCCTGCACTCGGTCACGGGCTCCTCAGACCCGCGGCCACACCTGGAGACGGAGCCATGAAGGAGACGCCCGGGACGGTCTGCTTGTTCTAAGGGCACCTCCGGGAGCGTGTTTGCCCCCCGAGCGGAGCCGGGCCCAGTGGAAGGCCGGCTGTCCGGGTCCTGGAGGAGGGTCCAGCCGGGAGGAGCCCCTCTGCGGCATTTCCCCGGCCCAACCTGCGCCCCGTGCTCCCAGCTGTCCCGGCGGAACCGGAACCGATGTCCTCAGCTCTTCTTGCTGCTTCTTTCTCACCTTTTCAGGGTCACAGATCAGCCTTTTTGGGAAAAGTGGCGTTTTTTAAAACCCTGTTGTCCCTGTGTGGACTCACCTCATTATCCAGAACCTTCCGTACGCAGAGCCGGCTGAGTCAGGCCCTTTTCTAGACACGGAAGTCCGTCTGTCTCAAGTGCGTCTGCCTGTCCCTGGACGTCCTGCCACCATGTGttcccagcctcctgcctccttcaAAAATAACGCCGACGCTCTTTTTCTCATTATAACGTGGCCCCGTTCACTGTGGAAACGTAGGGAAACATGAATGAGAACGAAGGAGGGAAATAAAACCACCCCCGATCCCATGGGCAGTTTCATTGTTTTTTCACCGAATATCGTTTTGTGATCGCTCCTCCACAAAGCCGCTTCCTCTGTGGTCAGGACCCAGGCTCATTTGTCCTGTCCTTTTCCGTCCGTAGTTTCCCGCGTCGCATGAGCCGCGTGGTCACGCGCCCCTCTGGCTCGGCGTCTGGCTTATTTCCGTGGCACCAGCGCTGGGGCAGGACACGCACAGCAACGCCACGGAGTCCGGCCTCGGCCCCTGCTGTCGGGGCCCCCGGGGCCTGACCCGGCTGCGGCTGCTCGCCCCGGGTCTCCCAGCTCAGGAGCAGAGACGCTCCGGCGAGGCTGTggtttgtgccctgacttggTGCGCTGGGCGCTCCTCCCGCATGCTGCCCGTTCCCCGCGGGGGCTGCTCTCCGCGCCCTCCAGCTGGGGTTCCAGTTTCCTTAGGGACCTGAACAGGCTCCCTTGTTGAGATTGAGAGTCCTTATCTCACCCTCGATCCAGGGGCACCcggcctgggaggcagctggcCTCGGGGACGCCTGCAGTGAGGGAGGGGGCCACCGGGGCTCATGTCCAGTCTCTCACATCCTTGACGCTCCCCCCAATCCCTGCCCTGCAGCCGCCCTCCGCCCTGCCCAGTGCCGGTGGCCATCCAGCCCAGCTTTCCCGGCATGAGGCGGCGGGCTCCCTCTGGgagggtccctccccagcccggtCGCCATGTGGACACCCTGCCGGGGCGGCTCCGGGAGGACAGGGCTGGCAGAGTCCCGGCTGCaggctgtcccctcctccccggaGCCCGAGGAGGGCCGcatccccccagtcctgccccacttcCCGCCCGACTCCCGGCTCCCTGGGGCACCAGGGGACCCACAGTCCGGGGTAAGCAGGGCTTTGAGCTGGAGCGAGTGTGCTTGTCGGCACTGGTagtcctggggggcggggaggggggagcaggagggggcaggggggaggggcaggcaccaGGGAGGCCGCAGCCTCAAGGGTCATGGTCCTCCATCCCAGGGGAGCAGGATTCCAGTctgagcagctgctgccctgaagCAGgcgtctctctcctcctcccagaggCAGAGACGGGAGGGAAGGTTGAAGTGCTGCGTGGGGGGGTGCAGCGTGAGGGGTGCTGCGTGAGGGTtgcagcaggggtggggtgcTCCCTCAGCCGCGTCCCCGCTGCTTTGGTCCGCCAGCTGTCGCGCCTTCTGTTGGGAGCTTTTAAAAGCAGCAGCTGGCGTGGCGCCGGGGCGCGGCACAGTCCTGGGCCCGTGCGACAACACATCTATTTATACACGCACACACGCGTGTGCCCGCCTAGCTTTCCAGACGCGCGCACACGGCATCTGCGACAGGATCAGGGCCCGTGGCGTAGCGGGGACCCTTTCCCCAGCTGGGCTCGCACAGGACTAGGTGCCGCTGTGCCCCAGAGGAACCAGGCCCGCCGCCACccctcctggggggaggggtacaccccacccccgctccgCCCCCTCTGCTGCTCCAGACTGCCCAGGGAAACGGACCTGCACAGGCGGGCCGTGCGGGCGCTGTGGCGGGGTCAGAGCCTCCTTGCTGTGCTGACAATGAATC containing:
- the LOC132222418 gene encoding uncharacterized protein LOC132222418, yielding MASGTTFCPPPTGRLSLGASGSGTARGPLRCLEPPPAFLTCPSWTRLVYDTPQPPGLIGSVPTPKLGKGREPAESPRKASGDAPSSGMSVGAGVRGRKTGRRPADRTGHPCVWVRTLDSGARAQHCVGGAGNPASRWRCRTHRTRLIPGRLSEAGETHPGTRRGADLRAPDGTRGVGKTSMRSSSLLPSHRQEVHNIPTARRPDLVGIR